A DNA window from Flavisolibacter ginsenosidimutans contains the following coding sequences:
- the proC gene encoding pyrroline-5-carboxylate reductase codes for MKATIIGGGNIGMALAEGLLEAKVCKAADITITRRSESSLDRLREKGFAVSTDNAEAIKNADAVFICVLPQQLDVALTQLKASINLQKQLVVSVVTGAHTGVFREKLGADLRIVRAMPNTAMKVRASMTCLSAVNATDKDKEMVQNIFDTMGQCIWIAEDMMSAATALCACGIAFFLRTVRAASQGGVEIGFHAHDALKIAAQTAFGAAKLLIENKTHPEEEIDKVTSPKGCTIAGLNEMEHQGLSSAFIKGIKLSSNIADNLYKQS; via the coding sequence GGCAACATTGGAATGGCATTGGCCGAAGGCCTGCTTGAAGCAAAGGTTTGTAAGGCTGCCGACATCACCATTACTCGAAGAAGCGAATCGTCGCTTGACCGTTTGCGTGAGAAAGGCTTTGCCGTTAGCACCGACAACGCCGAAGCCATAAAAAACGCCGACGCAGTTTTCATTTGCGTATTGCCGCAACAACTTGATGTGGCCTTAACGCAATTGAAAGCATCCATCAATCTTCAAAAGCAATTGGTCGTATCGGTTGTTACCGGCGCACACACAGGCGTCTTTCGCGAAAAATTAGGAGCGGACTTGCGCATCGTTCGGGCTATGCCCAACACGGCGATGAAAGTTCGCGCCAGCATGACCTGTCTTTCGGCTGTGAACGCAACGGACAAAGACAAGGAGATGGTGCAAAATATTTTTGACACCATGGGCCAGTGCATCTGGATTGCGGAAGACATGATGAGCGCCGCAACGGCTTTGTGTGCTTGTGGTATCGCTTTCTTTTTGCGTACCGTTCGAGCGGCATCGCAGGGTGGCGTGGAGATTGGCTTTCACGCACACGATGCGTTGAAGATTGCGGCGCAGACGGCTTTTGGTGCGGCCAAACTTCTTATTGAAAACAAAACGCATCCAGAAGAAGAAATTGATAAAGTGACTTCACCCAAAGGCTGCACCATTGCGGGTTTGAACGAGATGGAACACCAGGGTTTAAGCTCCGCCTTTATCAAAGGCATAAAACTATCTTCTAACATCGCCGATAATCTTTACAAACAATCATGA